One Pseudomonas fluorescens genomic region harbors:
- a CDS encoding response regulator transcription factor, producing MIRVLVAEDHTIVREGIKQLIGLAKDLQVVGEASNGEQLLETLRHVPCEVVLLDISMPGVNGLEAIPRIRALNNPPAILVLSMHDEAQMAARALKVGAAGYATKDSDPALLLTAIRKVAAGGRYIDPDLADRMVFEVGLTDARPLHSLLSEREFSVFERLAQGANVNDIAQQLALSSKTISTHKARLMQKLNITSLAELVKYAMEHKLL from the coding sequence GTGATCCGTGTACTGGTAGCCGAAGACCACACCATCGTCCGTGAGGGCATCAAGCAATTGATCGGCCTGGCCAAGGATCTGCAAGTGGTGGGCGAGGCGAGCAATGGCGAACAACTTCTCGAAACCTTGCGCCATGTACCGTGCGAAGTGGTGCTGCTCGACATCTCCATGCCTGGAGTCAACGGCCTCGAAGCGATCCCGCGAATCCGTGCACTGAACAATCCGCCGGCGATTCTGGTGCTGTCCATGCACGATGAAGCGCAAATGGCTGCTCGCGCATTGAAGGTTGGCGCGGCCGGGTATGCAACCAAAGACAGCGACCCGGCACTGCTGCTGACCGCCATTCGCAAGGTCGCGGCGGGCGGGCGCTATATCGATCCGGATCTGGCTGATCGGATGGTGTTCGAAGTCGGCCTGACCGATGCGCGTCCGCTGCATTCGTTGTTGTCCGAACGCGAGTTCTCGGTGTTCGAGCGCTTGGCCCAAGGCGCTAACGTCAATGACATCGCCCAGCAACTGGCGCTGAGCAGCAAAACCATCAGCACCCACAAGGCCCGACTGATGCAGAAGCTCAACATCACCTCGCTGGCCGAACTGGTCAAATACGCGATGGAGCACAAGCTCCTCTGA
- a CDS encoding PAS domain-containing sensor histidine kinase produces the protein MKRVCCLWVIGWLWFPLMGWAAPAPAAHVPQLSASQQQWLAQHNELRVGLVLQAPYATYDRRLQRLSGANVELMKLLAKTLGVEMSWRNFQDLGQLESALRDGEIDIAPGLSQTPSALRLWHFSDPYMRVPQLVVSDQKSSGAVDLEKLDSQTRVAVRMPSTTADYLRSNYPHLNLQGVPLERQALQLLLSQQASYAVVDEAQLGRLSVEPEFAEMVVVGDIGLPQLLRVASRRDWPELAAIVQSALRAIPAKDLEHLHNQWLQPKYPRLSESPGFWQNLSLLFAVMLLSCVAIVLWQRRQQHSLEQRLLAAREDIAQRAASEEALRLTQFSIDQSTVGILWVNWDSHVRYANRAAEVMLGYPAGGLLERPLIDFEPGLHMDRWLNLWKRARASEEGPLSFETSCVRADGSVLPADVSLSFLRFRDSEYLVVYLTDVTDRRRALAALQESEARLQGIAANVPGLVFRLERAPVTGQIDFAYISEGSESLVGYAPAAIAHRDMGLRSLVHPDDKASYHRTQDQALDTDSDWSWQGRIVTRQGEQRWAEIKAITRQLEDGAYVWDGIVWDISESKRIELELAASREQLRELSAHLESVREEEKARIAREVHDELGQMLTVLKLETSMCELAYAQLDPGLNERLNSMKRLIAQLFQLVRDVATALRPPILDAGIASAIEWQARRFEARTQIPCLVRVPDNLPTLSDAKAIGLFRILQEALTNVMRHAQAHTVELTLALEDDELCLTVADDGVGFVADEGRPTSFGLVGMRERVLIMGGRLELESEPGEGTSLVVRVPLDR, from the coding sequence GCCTGCGCCAGCCGCGCATGTCCCTCAGCTGTCAGCGAGCCAGCAACAATGGCTGGCGCAACACAATGAGCTGCGCGTTGGCCTGGTGTTGCAGGCCCCGTACGCGACCTACGACCGACGTTTGCAGCGGCTGTCCGGTGCTAACGTCGAGTTGATGAAGCTGCTGGCGAAAACGCTGGGCGTGGAAATGAGCTGGCGCAACTTTCAGGACCTCGGGCAGTTGGAAAGCGCTTTGCGCGACGGCGAAATCGACATTGCCCCCGGCCTCAGCCAAACCCCCAGCGCTCTGAGGCTTTGGCATTTTTCCGATCCTTACATGCGCGTGCCGCAACTGGTGGTCAGCGATCAGAAAAGCAGCGGCGCAGTCGATCTGGAAAAACTCGACAGCCAGACGCGCGTCGCCGTGCGCATGCCGAGTACCACCGCCGATTATCTGCGCAGCAACTATCCGCACCTGAATCTGCAAGGCGTGCCGCTGGAGCGTCAGGCCTTGCAGTTGCTGCTCAGCCAGCAAGCGTCTTACGCGGTGGTCGATGAAGCGCAGTTGGGGCGCTTGTCCGTGGAGCCGGAGTTCGCTGAAATGGTGGTGGTCGGCGATATCGGCCTGCCGCAACTTTTACGCGTGGCCTCGCGCCGGGATTGGCCAGAGCTGGCCGCGATCGTCCAGAGTGCGTTGCGCGCCATCCCGGCCAAGGATCTGGAGCACCTGCACAATCAATGGCTACAGCCGAAATACCCGCGGCTGTCGGAGTCGCCGGGGTTCTGGCAGAACCTCAGCCTTTTGTTCGCGGTGATGCTACTCAGTTGTGTAGCCATTGTGTTGTGGCAGCGTCGCCAGCAGCACAGCCTCGAACAACGCTTGCTCGCCGCCCGCGAAGATATCGCCCAACGCGCTGCCAGTGAGGAAGCGTTGCGGTTGACGCAGTTCTCCATCGATCAAAGTACGGTCGGCATCCTTTGGGTCAACTGGGACAGCCATGTGCGCTACGCCAACCGAGCGGCCGAAGTCATGCTCGGTTATCCCGCCGGCGGTTTGCTTGAGCGGCCGCTGATCGACTTCGAGCCCGGCCTGCACATGGACCGCTGGCTCAATCTGTGGAAGCGTGCGCGGGCCAGTGAGGAAGGGCCATTGAGTTTCGAAACCAGCTGCGTGCGCGCCGATGGCAGTGTTTTGCCCGCCGATGTGTCACTGAGTTTTCTGCGTTTTCGCGACAGTGAATACCTGGTGGTCTACCTCACCGACGTCACCGACCGCCGCCGCGCATTGGCGGCGCTGCAGGAAAGTGAAGCGCGCCTGCAAGGCATCGCCGCCAACGTCCCGGGGCTGGTGTTTCGTCTGGAGCGGGCGCCTGTCACCGGGCAGATCGACTTTGCCTACATCAGCGAGGGCAGCGAGAGTCTGGTGGGTTACGCGCCCGCCGCCATCGCCCATCGCGACATGGGCTTGCGCAGTCTGGTGCATCCCGACGACAAAGCCAGTTATCACCGCACCCAGGACCAAGCGCTCGACACTGACAGCGACTGGTCATGGCAGGGCCGAATCGTCACCCGACAAGGCGAGCAGCGCTGGGCCGAGATCAAAGCAATCACCCGGCAACTGGAAGACGGCGCTTACGTGTGGGACGGCATCGTCTGGGACATCAGCGAAAGTAAACGCATCGAACTCGAACTGGCGGCCTCGCGCGAACAACTGCGTGAACTGTCGGCGCACCTGGAGAGCGTGCGCGAAGAAGAGAAAGCGCGCATCGCTCGCGAAGTGCACGATGAGTTGGGCCAGATGCTCACGGTGCTGAAACTGGAGACATCGATGTGCGAATTGGCCTACGCGCAACTCGACCCGGGTCTGAACGAACGGCTGAACAGCATGAAACGTCTGATCGCTCAATTGTTCCAGTTGGTCCGCGATGTCGCGACCGCATTGCGCCCGCCGATTCTGGATGCCGGGATTGCATCGGCGATCGAGTGGCAGGCGCGGCGATTTGAAGCGCGCACACAAATTCCGTGTCTGGTGCGGGTACCGGACAATCTGCCGACGCTCAGCGACGCCAAGGCGATCGGTCTGTTCCGCATTCTGCAGGAAGCGCTGACCAATGTGATGCGTCATGCTCAGGCGCATACTGTGGAACTGACGCTGGCGTTGGAAGACGATGAACTGTGTCTGACGGTCGCCGATGATGGCGTAGGATTCGTCGCCGACGAGGGTCGGCCGACTTCGTTTGGTCTGGTCGGCATGCGCGAGCGGGTGTTGATCATGGGCGGGCGGCTGGAGCTGGAGAGCGAGCCGGGGGAGGGCACCAGTCTGGTGGTGCGGGTGCCGTTGGATCGCTAA